A window from Primulina eburnea isolate SZY01 chromosome 2, ASM2296580v1, whole genome shotgun sequence encodes these proteins:
- the LOC140823865 gene encoding sulfate transporter 1.3-like isoform X1, with protein MAIQKGETQRWSLSWETMSSNRVVDGVDVASAASSRGHSDNFPYVHKVGAPPKQGLLKEFTQTLKDTFFHDEPLRPFKNQPKSKKLLLGIQSIFPILEWGRSYKISMFKGDLIAGLTIASLCIPQDIAYAKLANLDPQYGLYSSFVPPLIYAFMGSSRDIAIGPVAVVSLLLGTMLQNEIDPKNKREYRSLAFTATFFAGVTEFVLGFFRLGFLIDFLSHAAIVGFMAGAAITIGLQQLKGLLGVKTFTKKTDIVSVMRSVWSNVHHGWNWETIVIGVSFLAFLLLAKYIGKKKKKLFWISAIAPLLSVIISTFFVYITRADKKGVQIVRHIDRGINPASVHEIYFSGSYLGKGFKIGVVAGMIALTEAVAIGRTFAAMKDYHLDGNKEMVALGSMNIIGSMTSCYVATGSFSRSAVNFMAGCNTAVSNIVMSTVVLLTLLVITPLFKYTPNAILAAIIISAVVGLIDLQAMKVIWKIDKFDFAACMGAFFGVVFVSVEIGLLIAVALSFAKILLQVTRPRTAVLGKIPRTSVYRNIQQYPEATKISGLLIVRVDSAIYFSNANYIRERILRLLTDEEEEQLKDSSHQKIHYLIIEMSPVTDIDTSGIHSLEDLHKHLQKKDIQIALANPGQVVLDKLYASDFPSLIGEDKIFLTVVDAVTTLAPKLEP; from the exons ATGGCCATTCAAAAAGGAGAAACTCAGAG GTGGTCTCTTTCTTGGGAAACAATGAGTAGCAATCGAGTCGTAGATGGGGTGGATGTTGCTAGTGCGGCTTCTTCACGCGGCCATTCTGATAACTTTCCGTATGTTCACAAGGTGGGGGCACCGCCAAAGCAAGGCCTTCTCAAGGAGTTCACACAAACGTTGAAGGATACGTTTTTCCATGATGAACCGCTTCGCCCTTTCAAGAATCAACCAAAGTCGAAAAAACTATTACTCGGAATACAATCTATTTTCCCCATCCTTGAATGGGGACGTAGCTATAAGATTTCAATGTTTAAAGGTGATCTCATTGCAGGGCTTACCATTGCAAGCCTGTGCATCCCTCAGGACATTGCGTATGCAAAACTTGCTAATCTTGATCCGCAATATGGGCTTT ATAGCAGTTTCGTTCCGCCCCTGATTTATGCTTTCATGGGTAGCTCGAGAGATATCGCCATCGGACCAGTAGCAGTGGTGTCTCTCTTGCTTGGAACTATGCTTCAGAATGAGATTGATCCCAAAAACAAACGGGAGTATCGGAGTCTTGCATTTACAGCTACATTCTTTGCTGGAGTCACTGAGTTTGTACTCGGGTTCTTCCG GCTGGGATTCTTGATTGATTTCCTTTCTCATGCTGCCATAGTTGGATTCATGGCTGGGGCAGCCATTACCATCGGGCTCCAGCAGCTCAAAGGCTTGCTTGGTGTAAAGACCTTCACCAAAAAAACAGACATAGTTTCTGTGATGAGATCTGTGTGGAGTAATGTGCATCATGGG TGGAATTGGGAGACTATTGTAATAGGAGTTTCATTCTTGGCATTCCTACTCCTTGCCAAATACATT ggaaaaaagaagaagaaattgtTTTGGATTTCTGCTATAGCTCCTTTGCTTTCAGTTATCATTTCAACCTTTTTTGTTTACATCACTCGTGCAGACAAGAAAGGCGTTCAAATT GTGCGCCACATTGACCGAGGCATAAATCCTGCTTCTGTGCACGAGATATATTTCTCGGGAAGCTATCTAGGCAAAGGTTTTAAGATTGGTGTGGTTGCAGGGATGATAGCATTAACG GAAGCTGTGGCTATTGGTAGAACATTTGCAGCAATGAAAGACTACCACTTAGATGGAAACAAAGAAATGGTCGCGTTGGGGTCGATGAACATCATTGGCTCGATGACATCGTGCTATGTGGCCACTG GTTCCTTCTCACGCTCTGCTGTGAACTTCATGGCTGGATGCAACACTGCTGTGTCGAACATAGTCATGTCTACCGTTGTTTTGTTGACTCTTTTGGTGATCACCCCACTTTTTAAATACACACCCAATGCAATTTTAGCTGCCATTATCATATCAGCTGTGGTGGGCTTGATCGACCTTCAAGCCATGAAAGTTATATGGAAGATCGACAAATTTGATTTTGCGGCTTGTATGGGAGCATTCTTCGGGGTTGTTTTCGTCTCCGTTGAGATTGGTCTTCTGATTGCG GTTGCTCTATCATTTGCCAAGATTCTTCTCCAAGTTACGAGGCCTCGAACTGCGGTGCTTGGGAAGATCCCAAGAACTTCGGTTTACCGTAACATTCAACAATATCCGGAAGCCACCAAAATTTCTGGACTTCTGATTGTGAGAGTTGATTCGGCAATCTATTTTTCGAATGCCAATTACATAAGGGAGAG GATACTGAGATTGCTTACAGATGAAGAGGAGGAACAGCTTAAAGACAGCAGCCATCAAAAAATTcattatttaataattgaaaTGTCAC CTGTAACTGATATCGACACAAGCGGCATTCATTCCTTGGAAGATCTGCACAAACATCTACAAAAGAAAGATATACAG ATTGCTTTAGCAAATCCGGGGCAGGTGGTGCTCGACAAGCTCTATGCGTCTGACTTCCCCAGCTTGATCGGAGAAGACAAAATTTTCCTCACCGTAGTTGATGCTGTCACGACTCTGGCTCCTAAGTTGGAGCCTTGA
- the LOC140823865 gene encoding sulfate transporter 1.3-like isoform X2 → MSSNRVVDGVDVASAASSRGHSDNFPYVHKVGAPPKQGLLKEFTQTLKDTFFHDEPLRPFKNQPKSKKLLLGIQSIFPILEWGRSYKISMFKGDLIAGLTIASLCIPQDIAYAKLANLDPQYGLYSSFVPPLIYAFMGSSRDIAIGPVAVVSLLLGTMLQNEIDPKNKREYRSLAFTATFFAGVTEFVLGFFRLGFLIDFLSHAAIVGFMAGAAITIGLQQLKGLLGVKTFTKKTDIVSVMRSVWSNVHHGWNWETIVIGVSFLAFLLLAKYIGKKKKKLFWISAIAPLLSVIISTFFVYITRADKKGVQIVRHIDRGINPASVHEIYFSGSYLGKGFKIGVVAGMIALTEAVAIGRTFAAMKDYHLDGNKEMVALGSMNIIGSMTSCYVATGSFSRSAVNFMAGCNTAVSNIVMSTVVLLTLLVITPLFKYTPNAILAAIIISAVVGLIDLQAMKVIWKIDKFDFAACMGAFFGVVFVSVEIGLLIAVALSFAKILLQVTRPRTAVLGKIPRTSVYRNIQQYPEATKISGLLIVRVDSAIYFSNANYIRERILRLLTDEEEEQLKDSSHQKIHYLIIEMSPVTDIDTSGIHSLEDLHKHLQKKDIQIALANPGQVVLDKLYASDFPSLIGEDKIFLTVVDAVTTLAPKLEP, encoded by the exons ATGAGTAGCAATCGAGTCGTAGATGGGGTGGATGTTGCTAGTGCGGCTTCTTCACGCGGCCATTCTGATAACTTTCCGTATGTTCACAAGGTGGGGGCACCGCCAAAGCAAGGCCTTCTCAAGGAGTTCACACAAACGTTGAAGGATACGTTTTTCCATGATGAACCGCTTCGCCCTTTCAAGAATCAACCAAAGTCGAAAAAACTATTACTCGGAATACAATCTATTTTCCCCATCCTTGAATGGGGACGTAGCTATAAGATTTCAATGTTTAAAGGTGATCTCATTGCAGGGCTTACCATTGCAAGCCTGTGCATCCCTCAGGACATTGCGTATGCAAAACTTGCTAATCTTGATCCGCAATATGGGCTTT ATAGCAGTTTCGTTCCGCCCCTGATTTATGCTTTCATGGGTAGCTCGAGAGATATCGCCATCGGACCAGTAGCAGTGGTGTCTCTCTTGCTTGGAACTATGCTTCAGAATGAGATTGATCCCAAAAACAAACGGGAGTATCGGAGTCTTGCATTTACAGCTACATTCTTTGCTGGAGTCACTGAGTTTGTACTCGGGTTCTTCCG GCTGGGATTCTTGATTGATTTCCTTTCTCATGCTGCCATAGTTGGATTCATGGCTGGGGCAGCCATTACCATCGGGCTCCAGCAGCTCAAAGGCTTGCTTGGTGTAAAGACCTTCACCAAAAAAACAGACATAGTTTCTGTGATGAGATCTGTGTGGAGTAATGTGCATCATGGG TGGAATTGGGAGACTATTGTAATAGGAGTTTCATTCTTGGCATTCCTACTCCTTGCCAAATACATT ggaaaaaagaagaagaaattgtTTTGGATTTCTGCTATAGCTCCTTTGCTTTCAGTTATCATTTCAACCTTTTTTGTTTACATCACTCGTGCAGACAAGAAAGGCGTTCAAATT GTGCGCCACATTGACCGAGGCATAAATCCTGCTTCTGTGCACGAGATATATTTCTCGGGAAGCTATCTAGGCAAAGGTTTTAAGATTGGTGTGGTTGCAGGGATGATAGCATTAACG GAAGCTGTGGCTATTGGTAGAACATTTGCAGCAATGAAAGACTACCACTTAGATGGAAACAAAGAAATGGTCGCGTTGGGGTCGATGAACATCATTGGCTCGATGACATCGTGCTATGTGGCCACTG GTTCCTTCTCACGCTCTGCTGTGAACTTCATGGCTGGATGCAACACTGCTGTGTCGAACATAGTCATGTCTACCGTTGTTTTGTTGACTCTTTTGGTGATCACCCCACTTTTTAAATACACACCCAATGCAATTTTAGCTGCCATTATCATATCAGCTGTGGTGGGCTTGATCGACCTTCAAGCCATGAAAGTTATATGGAAGATCGACAAATTTGATTTTGCGGCTTGTATGGGAGCATTCTTCGGGGTTGTTTTCGTCTCCGTTGAGATTGGTCTTCTGATTGCG GTTGCTCTATCATTTGCCAAGATTCTTCTCCAAGTTACGAGGCCTCGAACTGCGGTGCTTGGGAAGATCCCAAGAACTTCGGTTTACCGTAACATTCAACAATATCCGGAAGCCACCAAAATTTCTGGACTTCTGATTGTGAGAGTTGATTCGGCAATCTATTTTTCGAATGCCAATTACATAAGGGAGAG GATACTGAGATTGCTTACAGATGAAGAGGAGGAACAGCTTAAAGACAGCAGCCATCAAAAAATTcattatttaataattgaaaTGTCAC CTGTAACTGATATCGACACAAGCGGCATTCATTCCTTGGAAGATCTGCACAAACATCTACAAAAGAAAGATATACAG ATTGCTTTAGCAAATCCGGGGCAGGTGGTGCTCGACAAGCTCTATGCGTCTGACTTCCCCAGCTTGATCGGAGAAGACAAAATTTTCCTCACCGTAGTTGATGCTGTCACGACTCTGGCTCCTAAGTTGGAGCCTTGA
- the LOC140824841 gene encoding uncharacterized protein, whose amino-acid sequence MCTRILQSISMENQRNSKVPKLKSLDGVISPINVPNFVGGRRFHYSPLSPILDPYASDSSDSPSPLMKYLCSPGLGATVPSSPVFSTPLKVEEDVLVMDGIPVPKSNKGGRARVRSTLTSLSLNSTSLSQPFGVGSENSCSNKADICRNWEDSGICRLSSKCQSAHGKEDLRPPRFSGKNKLEIFKQYISSSGSSSSSHGKKSCSGQQIIASSTAAAALSLPTPPTMASSTSTLEIKPNSASIDDSKVPNPALSSSNWSPLDDGIEVVLPLGLNERKKNPSKEDLEAQIQKVLYGTGSTKRLPVFLNICTD is encoded by the exons ATGTGTACTAGAATTCTACAG AGTATTTCCATGGAAAATCAGCGCAATTCCAAAGTTCCGAAACTGAAATCATTAGACGGTGTCATCTCGCCGATCAACGTACCGAATTTCGTAGGCGGTCGCCGCTTTCACTACTCACCTTTGAGTCCCATTCTCGACCCGTACGCATCTGACAGTTCGGATTCTCCATCTCCACTGATGAAGTACCTGTGCTCTCCGGGGCTCGGCGCCACTGTGCCATCCTCGCCGGTATTTTCTACGCCTCTGAAGGTCGAGGAGGATGTTCTAGTTATGGACGGAATTCCGGTGCCAAAATCCAATAAAGGCGGCCGAGCGAGAGTAAGGTCAACTCTGACATCATTGAGTCTCAATTCTACTTCTTTGTCACAGCCATTTGGTGTGGGATCCGAGAATAGCTGTTCCAATAAGGCGGATATATGTCGTAATTGGGAGGATTCTGGTATATGCCGCTTGAGTTCCAAATGCCAG TCTGCACACGGCAAGGAGGACCTGCGTCCTCCTCGTTTCTCTGGCAAGAACAAGCTTGAG ATCTTCAAACAGTACATAAGTTCCAGCGGATCAAGCTCATCATCACATGGAAAGAAAAGCTGTTCAGGTCAACAAATCATCGCCTCATCCACTGCAGCAGCAGCCCTCTCATTGCCGACACCACCCACAATGGCCTCATCGACATCTACTCTCGAAATCAAACCCAATTCTGCATCCATCGATGATAGCAAAGTCCCAAATCCTGCCCTTTCATCTTCAAATTGGTCACCTCTGGATGATGGAATTGAGGTTGTTTTACCACTTGGATtaaatgaaagaaaaaagaATCCCTCGAAGGAAGATTTGGAGGCTCAGATACAAAAAGTTCTATATGGTACAGGTTCGACAAAAAGATTGCCTGTGTTTCTCAATATTTGCACTGACTGA